Genomic segment of Microbacterium hydrocarbonoxydans:
CACTGTGCTGATGTCGATCTTCCTCGGTGCTTTCCTCGCGCTCGGGCTGGACCCCGCCGTGCGCGCGCTCGAGCGTCGCGGGGTGCGACGGCCCATCGGGGTCGCGATCGTGGCGCTCGCGTTCCTCGCGCTCGTCGTCGTGATCCTCCTTCTCGTGATCCCGGCCACGGTGCGGCAGCTCGCGGCGGTGATCGTGGGCGCTCCCGAGACCATCGCATCGATGCAGGAGAGTCAGTGGTACCTCGATCTCGAACGGAACCTCGGCGTCGATCTGTCGGCGGTGATCGCGGAGGGACTGCATTCGCTCACGACGCTGTCGTCGTTCCTGACGATCTCCGGCGGGGTTCTGAAAGCGGGATTCGGTGTCATCGGCGCGGTCTCGAGCTTCGTCATGGTGTCGGTGCTGACGCTCTACTTCGTGGCCTCTCTCGAGACCATCAAACAGGCGGCCGCTCGGCTCGTTCCCGCCTACCGGCGAGCGAGCTTCTCGCGACTGCTCGACGAGGTGACATCGTCGGTCGGCGGCGTGGTCGCCGGGGGAGTCACGCTGTCGTCCATCAATGCGGCCGTCGTGCTCGTGCTGCAGCTCGTGGTGGGATCGCCCGCGCCAATAGTGCTGGCGATCGCGGCGTTCTTCGTCACTCTGGTGCCGATGATCGGGTCGCTGGTCTTCCTCGTGATCGGCGGCGTCGCGACGCTGTTCGTGAGCCCGACCGCTGCGCTGATCTTCGTCATCGCATACTTCGCCTACATCCAGATCGAGGCCTACGTCGTCACCCCGAGGGTCATGGGGCGGGCGGCTGCCGTGCCCAGCGTGCTCGTGATCATCGGCGCGATGATCGGCGCGACGCTTCTGGGGCTGCTCGGCGCGCTCGTCGCGATCCCGATCACGGCGTCGATCCTGATCATCATCCGTCAGGTCTGGATCCCGCGCCAGGACAGCGAGACGACGCCGCCGCTGGAGTGAGCGGCAGCCTTCACCCGCTTGGGGTGAGCGGCGAACGCCGCGCTCTCGCGCCGATGTCAGCATGGGCACATCGTCCCGCTCCGGGGGCGCGAGCGCGGAGGTGACGAGGTGCAGAGACCGCTGGCCGGCGTCACACGTCACAACCTCGTGCGCGAACTTCTCGCCGGCGTCACGCTCCTCGCGATCGCGATTCCCCTGAACATCGGCTACGCGCAGATCGCGGGCCTGCCCGCGACCGCAGGGCTCTACGCCCTCGTGGTCCCGACGATCGTCTATGTGCTCGTCGTCTCGTCGCGGCAGCTCGTCGCCTCGCCGGATGCCGCGGCCGCCGCGCTCGTCGCCTCCTCGATCGGGGGCCTCGCCGCCGCCGGGTCCGACGACTACATCACCATGGCGCTCGCGCAGGCGATCATCTGCGGCGTCATGTTCGCTCTCCTCGCGGTCTTCAAGCTGGGGTTCCTCGCGAACTTCCTCTCCAAGCCCATCCTCGTCGGCTTCGTCGGAGGCCTCGCGCTCGACATCCTCGTCTCGCAGATAGCCAAGATGCTCGGCGT
This window contains:
- a CDS encoding AI-2E family transporter, producing MDESSPQNPADAPVTLSRWGRLQRVLPAHPLRSGFAVALGVLLAMALAATIAGISTVLMSIFLGAFLALGLDPAVRALERRGVRRPIGVAIVALAFLALVVVILLLVIPATVRQLAAVIVGAPETIASMQESQWYLDLERNLGVDLSAVIAEGLHSLTTLSSFLTISGGVLKAGFGVIGAVSSFVMVSVLTLYFVASLETIKQAAARLVPAYRRASFSRLLDEVTSSVGGVVAGGVTLSSINAAVVLVLQLVVGSPAPIVLAIAAFFVTLVPMIGSLVFLVIGGVATLFVSPTAALIFVIAYFAYIQIEAYVVTPRVMGRAAAVPSVLVIIGAMIGATLLGLLGALVAIPITASILIIIRQVWIPRQDSETTPPLE